One stretch of Pseudomonas fluorescens Q2-87 DNA includes these proteins:
- a CDS encoding GreA/GreB family elongation factor: MSRAFVNEDTAAAQADQPVERQISAQPNYVTPTGLAQLQARVAELQALHAQQSARSDQADKQRLADIERDLRYFNQRLQSAQVVAPNASEQVLIGHWVTFVDEEDHERRVQLVGEDQADAANGLVNWGSPLGRALLGTRIGDEVIWERPAGNLAIEVVAIDLD; encoded by the coding sequence ATGAGTCGCGCTTTCGTCAACGAAGACACCGCAGCTGCCCAGGCCGACCAGCCGGTCGAGCGCCAGATCAGCGCGCAACCCAACTACGTCACGCCCACCGGGCTCGCCCAGCTACAGGCCCGGGTCGCCGAGTTGCAGGCTTTGCACGCCCAGCAGTCTGCCCGCAGCGATCAGGCAGACAAGCAGCGCCTCGCTGACATCGAACGGGACCTGCGATATTTCAATCAGCGTTTGCAAAGCGCGCAAGTCGTAGCGCCGAACGCATCCGAGCAAGTGCTAATCGGACATTGGGTAACGTTCGTCGATGAAGAGGATCACGAACGGCGGGTGCAATTGGTCGGCGAAGACCAGGCCGACGCGGCCAATGGGCTGGTCAACTGGGGGTCGCCTCTGGGGCGGGCATTATTGGGAACCCGGATTGGCGATGAGGTGATATGGGAGCGACCGGCGGGGAATCTCGCCATTGAAGTCGTTGCCATAGATCTCGATTAA
- the ettA gene encoding energy-dependent translational throttle protein EttA: protein MAQYVFTMHRLSKVVPPKREILKNISLSFFPGAKIGVLGLNGSGKSTLLKIMAGVDNEFDGEARPMPDLNIGYLPQEPQLDPSKTVREVVEEAVSVIKDAQARLDEVYAAYADPDADFDKLAAEQAKLEAILQASDGHNLERQLEVAADALRLPAWDAKVEHLSGGEKRRVALCRLLLSAPDMLLLDEPTNHLDADSVAWLEHFLHDFPGTVVAITHDRYFLDNVAGWILELDRGAGIPYEGNYSGWLEAKSDRLAQESKQQSAHEKAMKEELEWVRKGAKARQSKSKARLQRFEEMQSQEFQKRSETNEIYIPAGPRLGDKVIEFKNVSKGYGDRVLIDNLSFSMPKGAIVGVIGGNGAGKSTLFRMLMGKETPDSGSIEIGETVQLACVDQSREDLDGSKTVFQQISDGSDQIRIGNYEIPSRTYVGRFNFKGGDQQKFVKDLSGGERGRLHLALTLKEGGNVLLLDEPSNDLDVETLRSLEEALLDFPGAAIVISHDRWFLDRVATHILAYEDDSQAVFFEGNYTEYEADRKKRLGEAAAQPHRVRHKKLA, encoded by the coding sequence ATGGCTCAATACGTCTTCACCATGCATCGGCTGAGCAAAGTTGTTCCGCCGAAGCGGGAAATCCTGAAAAACATTTCGCTGTCGTTCTTCCCTGGCGCCAAGATCGGCGTCCTGGGCCTCAACGGTTCGGGCAAATCCACACTGCTGAAAATCATGGCCGGCGTCGATAACGAATTCGACGGCGAAGCCCGCCCGATGCCGGACCTGAACATCGGCTACCTGCCCCAGGAACCGCAGCTGGACCCAAGCAAGACCGTCCGCGAAGTGGTCGAGGAAGCGGTCAGCGTCATCAAGGACGCCCAGGCACGGCTGGACGAAGTCTATGCGGCCTATGCCGATCCGGATGCCGACTTCGACAAGCTGGCCGCCGAACAGGCCAAGCTCGAAGCGATCCTGCAGGCCAGCGATGGCCACAACCTGGAGCGTCAGCTGGAAGTTGCCGCCGATGCGTTGCGCTTGCCGGCGTGGGACGCGAAGGTCGAACACCTGTCAGGCGGTGAAAAGCGCCGCGTGGCCCTGTGCCGCCTGCTGCTGTCCGCCCCGGACATGTTGCTGCTCGACGAACCGACCAACCACTTGGACGCCGATTCCGTCGCCTGGCTCGAACACTTCCTGCACGACTTCCCGGGCACCGTGGTCGCGATCACGCACGACCGTTACTTCCTGGACAACGTCGCCGGCTGGATCCTGGAACTGGACCGCGGCGCAGGCATTCCGTACGAGGGCAACTATTCGGGCTGGCTGGAAGCCAAGTCCGATCGTCTGGCCCAGGAATCCAAGCAGCAGTCGGCCCATGAAAAAGCCATGAAGGAAGAACTGGAGTGGGTGCGCAAAGGCGCCAAGGCCCGCCAGTCCAAATCCAAGGCACGTCTGCAACGCTTCGAGGAAATGCAGTCCCAGGAATTCCAGAAGCGCAGCGAGACCAACGAGATCTATATCCCGGCCGGCCCGCGCCTGGGTGACAAGGTCATCGAATTCAAGAACGTCAGCAAGGGCTACGGCGACCGCGTGCTGATCGACAACCTGTCGTTCTCCATGCCCAAGGGCGCCATCGTCGGTGTGATCGGTGGTAACGGCGCGGGTAAGTCCACGCTGTTCCGTATGTTGATGGGCAAGGAAACACCGGATTCGGGCAGCATCGAAATCGGCGAAACCGTGCAGTTGGCGTGCGTCGACCAGAGCCGCGAGGACCTGGACGGCAGCAAGACCGTGTTCCAGCAGATTTCCGACGGCTCCGACCAGATCCGCATCGGCAACTATGAAATCCCTTCGCGTACCTACGTAGGACGCTTCAACTTCAAGGGCGGAGACCAGCAGAAGTTCGTCAAGGACTTGTCCGGCGGTGAGCGCGGCCGCTTGCACCTGGCGTTGACCTTGAAAGAGGGCGGCAACGTCCTGCTGCTTGACGAACCGTCCAACGACCTTGACGTCGAAACCCTGCGTTCCCTGGAAGAGGCCTTGTTGGACTTCCCGGGCGCCGCCATTGTGATCTCCCACGATCGGTGGTTCCTCGACCGTGTGGCGACCCACATCCTGGCGTACGAAGACGATTCGCAAGCGGTGTTCTTCGAAGGCAACTACACCGAGTACGAAGCCGATCGCAAGAAACGCCTCGGCGAAGCAGCGGCCCAGCCGCATCGCGTGCGGCACAAGAAACTGGCCTGA
- the lanM gene encoding type 2 lanthipeptide synthetase LanM — protein sequence MLINSLKLNQRGQHRFSSAREIALFENNLTRLHADDQALLKYFGLDRAQLSAYIKAPANNQRLPFDGETALDALKAKIIQLDSLGTETKTTSAGEDNFYWFGYRFFLYFVDMFKADPRYATASMHIDEPALFASLERYVLARVGRTSEQSLVHYLNTRIADGDGIDLTGFNEQLRTLPLQTFFESYPVLASLLLDLLEDTSRYLYAVILDFAADIEALEKAFCIPSRRIEAIELGLGDPHGRGETVCEVKIGALSLVYKPRASREALFFNRLLGQLHEWTGADCFSIHAPKILSHERHSWVERIDNLPCDSEADIALFYKRMGAQMALIHALNGIDFHYENIIACASSPVMIDLECLFTASTSELLHDLPANCALFNAFKLIQQSVCSSGFLPFSHHSKNDQSGLTRQEQFISSRQSLVFEDGFYHLRKVQFEHQPLQKHLPHCHGEHRGFEAYKAELLDGFEYAYDQLMIHRRSIMQSLEYSAGELSTRVLFKNSQRYADFIGLSRHPRFMQNMLDRELLLATLWKDLKDVYREKNIPRYEIADLRRSSIPCFTMSLNSSYLTSTQGETIEMAPVEPPIRSCLQKLADLSQADKALQCTLLEICLFPEPHGQPPLRTRQTHVKPLDAPPTDRLEAVLSIAARVEALAVMGTAPDVSWLSFHLHPTTQRRYPTPMDHGLYSGIAGIGLFYLSLFKVSGQTRFLRLTDQVLYSLEQHFGFFKTDLSVSAYHGLGSYLYLLINRRHITGDPKHDERIADLLTQLIEVPPENYDFDFLAGCCGAVTLLANIHALSAREDVLSAIRRMVDYIREQILVEEGQLLRRDDRSVILTGLSHGLSGVIHALCKAYDVTGDAALVPLAVQVLEGENRLSRDGFWLDLRDLGPVDHTSKWCHGDGGILIARRQLMQSMGHALDEATRRTVLDDIQRCENNLWRHGFGEGYNLCHGDFGNLVCLYDLYRHADNADGLGRVRKALEDVAQQFFEGPSLDSDRVPDVSLLTGIAGAGYALLYVMDPSIPNILSLDFAIPV from the coding sequence ATGCTTATCAACTCCCTGAAGCTGAATCAGCGAGGCCAGCACAGATTCTCTTCCGCTCGCGAAATCGCCCTTTTTGAAAACAACCTGACCCGCCTGCACGCGGATGACCAGGCCTTGTTGAAGTACTTTGGGTTGGACAGGGCGCAACTGTCCGCCTACATCAAGGCCCCAGCCAACAACCAGCGCTTGCCGTTCGACGGCGAAACCGCCCTGGATGCCTTGAAGGCAAAGATTATCCAGCTAGACAGTCTTGGCACCGAGACGAAAACGACCTCGGCAGGCGAGGACAATTTTTATTGGTTCGGCTACCGTTTTTTTCTTTATTTCGTGGACATGTTCAAGGCCGACCCGCGCTACGCCACTGCATCGATGCATATCGATGAACCTGCCCTGTTCGCAAGCCTTGAACGCTATGTGCTGGCCCGGGTCGGACGCACTTCGGAACAAAGCCTGGTGCATTATCTGAACACACGGATTGCCGACGGCGATGGCATCGATCTGACCGGTTTCAATGAACAGCTGCGCACATTGCCGCTGCAAACATTTTTTGAATCCTATCCAGTGTTGGCCAGCCTGTTGCTGGATCTGTTGGAAGACACCAGCCGCTACCTTTATGCAGTCATCCTCGACTTCGCCGCCGATATTGAAGCGCTTGAGAAAGCGTTCTGTATCCCCTCCCGAAGAATCGAGGCGATCGAACTCGGCCTGGGTGATCCCCATGGCCGCGGCGAAACGGTCTGCGAAGTAAAAATCGGCGCGCTATCCCTGGTCTACAAACCCAGAGCGAGCCGGGAGGCGCTGTTCTTCAATCGTCTTCTTGGACAATTGCACGAGTGGACAGGCGCCGATTGTTTTTCTATCCATGCCCCCAAAATCCTCAGTCATGAGCGGCACAGCTGGGTAGAAAGAATCGACAACCTGCCTTGCGACAGCGAAGCGGACATCGCGCTGTTCTATAAAAGAATGGGCGCGCAGATGGCCCTTATCCACGCACTGAACGGCATCGATTTTCACTACGAAAATATCATTGCGTGTGCAAGCAGCCCGGTCATGATTGACCTCGAGTGTTTGTTCACCGCGTCTACCAGCGAGCTGCTGCACGACCTACCTGCCAACTGCGCATTGTTCAATGCATTCAAGTTGATTCAACAGTCGGTGTGCTCCAGTGGCTTCCTACCTTTTTCGCATCACTCCAAAAACGACCAGAGCGGACTCACGCGGCAAGAGCAGTTCATTTCCTCGCGCCAATCACTGGTGTTCGAAGATGGCTTCTATCATTTGCGTAAGGTTCAATTCGAACATCAGCCGCTGCAAAAACATCTACCACACTGCCACGGTGAACACAGGGGATTCGAAGCGTATAAAGCGGAACTTCTTGATGGCTTTGAATATGCCTACGACCAGTTGATGATTCATCGGCGTTCGATCATGCAGAGCCTGGAATATTCGGCAGGCGAATTGTCCACCCGGGTACTGTTCAAGAACTCCCAGCGTTATGCCGACTTCATCGGACTAAGCCGCCATCCACGTTTTATGCAAAACATGCTGGATCGAGAACTCCTGCTGGCCACCCTGTGGAAAGACTTGAAGGACGTCTATCGGGAGAAGAACATTCCCCGTTATGAAATCGCCGACTTGCGAAGATCCAGCATTCCGTGTTTCACCATGTCCCTCAACTCCAGCTACTTGACAAGCACCCAGGGCGAAACCATAGAAATGGCCCCGGTGGAGCCACCGATCAGGAGCTGCCTGCAGAAACTGGCTGACCTTTCCCAAGCAGACAAGGCACTGCAATGCACCCTGCTCGAAATCTGCCTGTTTCCAGAGCCCCACGGCCAACCGCCACTGCGCACCAGGCAGACGCACGTGAAGCCTCTAGACGCGCCCCCAACGGACCGACTCGAAGCAGTCTTGAGTATCGCCGCCCGTGTGGAGGCGCTCGCTGTCATGGGAACAGCGCCAGACGTAAGCTGGCTGTCTTTTCACTTGCACCCCACGACGCAACGAAGATACCCCACGCCCATGGACCATGGGTTGTATTCCGGTATCGCCGGGATTGGGTTGTTCTATCTGAGCCTGTTCAAAGTGAGTGGCCAGACTCGCTTTCTGAGGCTCACGGACCAGGTGCTGTACTCCCTGGAGCAACACTTCGGTTTCTTCAAGACCGATCTAAGCGTCAGTGCCTATCATGGGCTGGGGTCTTACCTCTATCTGCTCATCAACCGGCGGCATATCACGGGCGATCCAAAACATGATGAAAGAATCGCCGACCTGCTGACCCAACTGATTGAAGTGCCTCCCGAAAACTATGATTTCGACTTCCTCGCAGGTTGCTGCGGCGCGGTGACGCTATTGGCCAATATCCATGCGCTGTCCGCGCGCGAGGATGTGCTGTCGGCCATTCGACGCATGGTTGACTACATAAGGGAGCAAATCCTGGTTGAGGAAGGCCAGCTTCTACGGCGCGATGATCGCTCCGTCATCTTGACCGGGCTGTCTCACGGTCTTTCCGGCGTCATTCATGCGTTGTGCAAAGCGTATGACGTGACCGGCGATGCGGCGTTGGTGCCCCTGGCCGTCCAGGTGCTTGAGGGGGAAAATCGCTTGAGCCGGGATGGTTTCTGGCTGGACCTGCGCGACCTTGGGCCCGTGGACCATACATCCAAATGGTGCCACGGCGATGGAGGCATCCTCATCGCCAGGCGACAGCTCATGCAATCGATGGGACACGCACTGGACGAAGCGACCCGGCGGACCGTGCTCGACGACATCCAGCGGTGCGAGAACAATCTCTGGCGGCATGGGTTTGGCGAGGGCTACAACCTGTGTCATGGCGACTTCGGCAATCTGGTCTGCCTGTATGACTTGTATCGGCATGCAGATAACGCCGACGGCCTGGGCAGGGTCAGGAAGGCGCTTGAGGACGTCGCCCAGCAGTTTTTCGAAGGGCCATCGCTTGACAGCGACCGTGTGCCTGACGTCAGCCTGCTGACCGGTATTGCGGGCGCGGGTTATGCCCTGCTGTATGTGATGGATCCGAGCATTCCCAACATACTTTCGCTTGATTTTGCGATACCGGTATAA